From the genome of Leguminivora glycinivorella isolate SPB_JAAS2020 chromosome Z, LegGlyc_1.1, whole genome shotgun sequence, one region includes:
- the LOC125241632 gene encoding U7 snRNA-associated Sm-like protein LSm10 isoform X1: MLKHFVGTAKEQFFYHNTLLCLVKALEGQNITVDLRHDSHVCGEVILVDGYMNISFGTSVFVDSKGNEFAYDNLFIQGRNIRHVHIPENMAARDAIKTELGKVAPKPRNQNEQVRKSRKAKKALKLHMETVARLQDTTDS; this comes from the exons ATGTTGAAACATTTTGTTGGGACAGCAAAAGAGCAATTTTTTTATCACAATACTTTACTTTGTTTGGTAAAAGCTCTTGAGGGGCAAAATATAACTGTAGATTTACGACATGACAGCCATGTCTGTGGAGAAGTCATCTTAGTTGATGG GTACATGAACATTTCTTTTGGAACATCAGTTTTCGTCGACTCTAAAGGCAACGAGTTCGCCTACGATAATCTATTCATCCAGGGTCGTAATATCAGACACGTCCACATTCCCGAAAAT ATGGCGGCAAGGGATGCTATCAAAACAGAACTAGGAAAAGTAGCTCCTAAACCTAGAAATCAAAACGAGCAAGTACGAAAATCTAGAAAAGCCAAGAAAGCCCTCAAACTTCATATGGAAACCGTGGCCAGACTGCAAGACACTACGGACTCCTGA
- the LOC125241944 gene encoding cryptochrome-1-like, with amino-acid sequence MSSSATVTGAAPGRMAEPRPGKHTVHWFRKGLRLHDNPALREGLNGAVTLRCVFIIDPWFASSFNVGINKWRFLLQCLDDLDSSLKKLNSRLFVVRGQPADALPKLFREWGTTVLTFEEDPEPYGRVRDHNIMSKCREVGITVLSRVSHTLFKLDKIIERNGGKAPLTYHQFQALIASMPPPPAAEATITPQLFNGTVTPISDDHDERFGVPTLEELGFETEGLKPPVWIGGESEALARLERHLERKAWVASFGRPKMTPQSLLASQTGLSPYLRFGCLSTRLFYYQLTELYKRIKQVRPPLSLHGQILWREFFYCAATRNPNFDRMEGNPICVQIPWDKNQDALAKWANGQTGFPWIDAIMIQLRDEGWIHHLARHAVACFLTRGDLWISWEEGMKVFDELLLDADWSVNAGMWMWLSCSSFFQQFFHCYCPVRFGRKSDPNGDFIRKYIPVLKKIPTQYIHEPWLAPEAVQVAAHCVVGRDYPLPMVDHSKASKVNIERIKQVYAQLAKYSPHGNVLNPNSVPRPNAVLSSPSPSSIIASINQSNYLCSKSPDPSQNSQTQQGKTFKEIPNYNDTNRALRPQKVGSPKPPPFKEIVIVPIVQKTNVNNENVAEGRAQ; translated from the exons ATGTCGTCTAGCGCGACAGTGACGGGCGCGGCACCCGGCCGCATGGCTGAGCCGCGCCCCGGCAAGCACACCGTGCATTGGTTCCGCAAGGGGCTGCGGCTGCACGACAACCCCGCACTGCGCGAGGGCCTCAACGGCGCTGTCACGCTGCGATGCGTCTTCATCATTGACCCCTGGTTCGCGAGCTCCTTCAACGTTGGAATCAATAAATGGAG GTTCCTCCTACAATGCTTGGACGACCTGGACAGCAGCCTGAAGAAGCTGAACTCGCGGCTGTTCGTGGTGCGCGGGCAGCCGGCGGACGCGCTGCCCAAGCTGTTCCGCGAGTGGGGCACCACCGTGCTCACCTTCGAGGAGGACCCCGAGCCCTACGGGCGCGTGCGCGACCACAACATCATGTCCAAGTGCCGCGAGGTCGGCATCACCGTACTGTCGAGGGTCTCGCACACCTTGTTCAAGCTGGACAA GATCATTGAAAGGAACGGTGGCAAGGCGCCGCTGACGTACCACCAGTTCCAAGCGCTTATTGCAAGCatgccgccgccgcccgccgccgaGGCGACCATCACTCCGCAGCTCTTCAACGGGACCGTCACGCCCATTTCGGACGACCACGACGAGCGTTTTGGCGTGCCGACACTCGAGGAACTAG GTTTTGAAACAGAGGGACTTAAACCGCCGGTGTGGATCGGCGGAGAGAGCGAGGCCCTGGCGCGTCTGGAGAGGCATTTAGAGCGCAAAGCATGGGTCGCATCGTTCGGGAGGCCGAAGATGACGCCACAGTCCCTGCTAGCAAGCCAGACCGGCTTGTCGCCGTATTTAAG ATTTGGATGTCTGTCAACAAGGCTGTTTTATTACCAACTGACAGAGTTATATAAAAGAATCAAACAAGTTCGGCCGCCATTGTCCCTTCACGGACAGATTCTGTGGAGAGAATTCTTCTATTGTGCGGCGACGCGAAACCCCAACTTTGATCGAATGGAAGGAAACCCTATATGCGTTCAAATACCCTGGGACAAGAACCAAGATGCCCTAGCGAAGTGGGCAAat GGCCAAACTGGATTCCCGTGGATCGACGCAATCATGATCCAGCTGCGCGACGAGGGCTGGATCCACCACCTGGCGCGGCACGCGGTCGCCTGCTTCCTCACCAGGGGCGACCTCTGGATCTCGTGGGAGGAGGGCATGAAG GTGTTCGACGAGCTGCTGCTGGACGCCGACTGGTCGGTGAACGCTGGCATGTGGATGTGGCTCTCGTGCTCCTCCTTCTTCCAGCAGTTCTTCCACTGCTACTGTCCCGTGCGCTTCGGACGCAAGTCCGACCCCAACGGAGATTTTATCAG AAAATACATTCCAGTATTGAAGAAGATCCCGACGCAGTACATCCACGAGCCGTGGCTGGCGCCCGAGGCGGTGCAGGTGGCGGCGCACTGCGTGGTCGGCCGCGACTACCCGCTGCCCATGGTGGACCACAGCAAGGCCTCCAAGGTCAACATCGAGCGCATCAAGCAGGTCTACGCGCAGCTCGCCAAATACTCACCGCATG GTAACGTCCTGAATCCAAACAGTGTCCCGCGACCTAACGCGGTGCTGTCGTCGCCGAGCCCTTCTTCTATAATCGCGAGCATCAACCAGTCCAACTACCTGTGCAGCAAGTCTCCCGATCCGTCGCAAAACTCGCAAACTCAACAAGGAAAGACATTCAAGGAAATCCCAAACTACAATGACACCAATAGGGCTCTGCGGCCCCAGAAGGTTGGCTCGCCTAAACCACCGCCCTTCAAAGAAATTGTAATTGTTCCCATAGTACAAAAAACTAATGTGAATAACGAGAATGTAGCAGAAGGCAGGGCTCAATGA
- the LOC125241632 gene encoding U7 snRNA-associated Sm-like protein LSm10 isoform X2, with amino-acid sequence MNISFGTSVFVDSKGNEFAYDNLFIQGRNIRHVHIPENMAARDAIKTELGKVAPKPRNQNEQVRKSRKAKKALKLHMETVARLQDTTDS; translated from the exons ATGAACATTTCTTTTGGAACATCAGTTTTCGTCGACTCTAAAGGCAACGAGTTCGCCTACGATAATCTATTCATCCAGGGTCGTAATATCAGACACGTCCACATTCCCGAAAAT ATGGCGGCAAGGGATGCTATCAAAACAGAACTAGGAAAAGTAGCTCCTAAACCTAGAAATCAAAACGAGCAAGTACGAAAATCTAGAAAAGCCAAGAAAGCCCTCAAACTTCATATGGAAACCGTGGCCAGACTGCAAGACACTACGGACTCCTGA